The Altererythrobacter sp. Root672 genome includes a window with the following:
- the trxA gene encoding thioredoxin, whose translation MATKNVTDASFQADVLDSETPVLVDFWADWCGPCKMIAPALEEIAEELAGQVTIAKMDIMENPEVPGQIGVQSIPLMILYKNGQPVAQKLGAAPKSQLKGWIESVI comes from the coding sequence ATGGCCACCAAGAACGTTACCGATGCCAGCTTCCAGGCGGATGTCCTCGATTCCGAGACTCCGGTGCTGGTCGATTTCTGGGCGGATTGGTGTGGCCCGTGTAAAATGATCGCCCCTGCGCTCGAAGAAATCGCCGAGGAACTGGCCGGCCAGGTGACCATCGCCAAGATGGATATCATGGAGAACCCGGAAGTGCCCGGGCAGATCGGCGTGCAGTCGATCCCGCTGATGATCCTCTACAAGAACGGCCAGCCCGTCGCGCAAAAGCTCGGCGCTGCGCCGAAGAGCCAGCTCAAGGGCTGGATCGAGAGCGTTATTTAA
- a CDS encoding inositol monophosphatase family protein — protein MQDLLRDVTQRAILPYYQKLAADEITAKAVDDVVTVADNLAEEMLAEGLAKIVPGLPIVGEEAAHADASVQDRLSSDCWIVDPLDGTRNFAKGQPPFGILIAMASGGEAHSGWIYDCLTDRICISHRGKGAFVNGEKITARPTGETPPVAAISLIFMDGARREAVKEAAAGYRLVDVPYCAAEQYPRLALGVNDVSIFERTLAWDHAAGVLWLNEAGGKAARLDGSPYRVDEWARKGLLGAASPALWEEMANRLANLPPE, from the coding sequence ATGCAAGACCTGCTGCGCGACGTAACGCAACGGGCGATCCTTCCCTACTACCAGAAGCTCGCCGCGGACGAGATCACCGCCAAGGCGGTCGACGACGTCGTGACGGTGGCGGACAACCTTGCCGAGGAGATGCTCGCCGAGGGCCTGGCCAAGATCGTCCCGGGCCTCCCCATCGTTGGCGAGGAGGCAGCACATGCCGATGCCTCGGTGCAGGATCGGCTTTCGAGTGACTGCTGGATCGTCGACCCGCTCGACGGCACGCGCAACTTTGCCAAGGGCCAGCCTCCGTTCGGCATCCTGATCGCCATGGCCTCGGGCGGGGAGGCGCATTCCGGGTGGATCTACGACTGCCTGACCGACCGGATTTGCATTTCCCACCGCGGCAAGGGCGCCTTCGTCAACGGTGAGAAGATCACCGCCCGACCGACAGGCGAAACTCCGCCGGTCGCGGCGATCTCGCTGATCTTCATGGATGGCGCGCGGCGGGAAGCTGTGAAGGAAGCCGCAGCCGGATACCGCCTGGTCGATGTCCCCTATTGCGCCGCCGAACAGTACCCGCGCCTGGCGTTGGGTGTGAACGACGTCTCGATCTTCGAACGCACGCTCGCCTGGGACCACGCCGCGGGCGTACTGTGGCTCAACGAAGCTGGCGGCAAAGCAGCGCGGCTCGATGGCTCACCCTACCGGGTGGACGAATGGGCCCGCAAAGGCCTGCTTGGTGCGGCGTCGCCGGCGCTGTGGGAAGAGATGGCGAACCGGCTGGCAAACCTGCCGCCGGAATAG
- the addA gene encoding double-strand break repair helicase AddA encodes MSQVHPLKGDQARAVDPSDSVWLSASAGTGKTQVLSARVLRLLLTPGVRPENILCLTFTKAGAAEMAERVSSVLARWVRLERTRLFAELEHIGANPTAEVIERARTLFASVLDCPGGGLRIDTIHAFAQWLLGAFPEEAGLIPGTRAMEDRDRELLAHQVLADLLVEWEERGDSGSIAALEGLSLRFGPDKARGWLMRCAEAREAWFGPGSWQEPLRNRVEALLGLEIGAGPESVAALCDDGLFDCAALTRCLEVNRAWGTATGLKSAEAIEGWLSADTIGRAEASAELAAALFTQKGEIRSLKSLEKLDANYEGMAHRVRDGLEAVRQRQQLLALVDMLTPALTVGRCFALAWEEAKQREGLVDFDDLIRRAAGLLKSESTGRWIAYKLDRQFDHILVDEAQDTNEAQWEIIRALTGEFFTGEGQRDNKLRTIFVVGDYKQAIFGFQGTSPENFEAAKTAYAREMAELARNAAELRQPIEARELVELGLGRSFRTSQPVLDFVDTAIEAIGPENFGLKDVPGQHVGHERPGLVTLWNPINSRPDDEDDGEGPETWLSAPERRMADKIAEQIKSMIGRFALAKEGGRTAAPGDFMVLVRKRRELAGLIVARLHAAGVPVAGVDRLRLGAPLAVKDLMAALRFAAQPLDDLSLAALLVSPLVGWSQEQLLEHGYRPPKVPLWDHLRRSRHADVAMLRELLDPLLARADFEPPQALLQWLLVGPWQGRSKLVGRLSREANDPINELLNAALAFSASNTPSIQGFIQWFDAGEGELKREAGGSENLVRVMTVHGSKGLQAPIVILADATGDPDKSLQRGLSLKEPLGDRTIPVLDLSKDQRVGRIAEAAEVAKKAEREEHWRLLYVAMTRAEEALFIGGALGKREKEPAADSWYARLNLLVQGEPVADPIWGELRELGERALVVGKPLRAKLAIPPALPAWAVQPVGPEPRPPRPLAPSSVGEDQGADPPLPGGVLAAAAQRGVLIHRLLERLPDVWPDQREARALAWLARNAATLTEDDRQDIVSRALAVLTEPQWAELFSPAALAEVPLAAVVGGQVIAGTADRLLVEPGRVLVADFKTARRPPRSIEEVPHSTLRQMAAYAAALAAIYPGRRIEAAVLYTQTPQLIPIPAELIEAHRPGLNAGLTPEQESFVN; translated from the coding sequence ATGAGCCAGGTCCACCCCCTCAAAGGCGACCAGGCCAGAGCCGTCGATCCGTCGGACAGCGTATGGCTGTCCGCCTCGGCCGGCACCGGCAAGACGCAAGTCCTCTCGGCCCGCGTGCTGCGGTTGTTGCTGACGCCCGGCGTTCGTCCGGAGAACATCCTCTGCCTGACTTTCACCAAGGCCGGCGCCGCGGAGATGGCGGAGCGCGTGAGTTCGGTGCTCGCCCGCTGGGTCCGGCTCGAACGGACCAGGCTATTCGCCGAACTCGAACACATTGGGGCCAACCCGACCGCCGAAGTGATCGAACGCGCGAGGACTTTGTTCGCCAGCGTGCTCGACTGTCCGGGTGGCGGGCTGCGGATCGATACGATCCATGCCTTTGCCCAGTGGCTGCTCGGCGCCTTTCCCGAGGAAGCAGGCCTCATTCCCGGCACTCGGGCGATGGAGGACCGAGACCGGGAATTGCTCGCGCATCAGGTCCTCGCCGATCTGCTCGTGGAGTGGGAAGAACGCGGCGATTCAGGCTCGATCGCTGCGCTTGAGGGGCTGTCGCTGAGGTTCGGCCCCGACAAGGCGCGGGGCTGGCTGATGCGCTGCGCCGAAGCGCGTGAGGCGTGGTTCGGGCCAGGTTCCTGGCAGGAGCCGCTGCGCAATCGTGTCGAGGCGCTGCTCGGCCTTGAAATCGGCGCTGGGCCCGAGAGCGTGGCCGCGCTGTGCGACGATGGGCTGTTCGATTGCGCGGCCCTCACTCGGTGCCTGGAGGTCAATCGCGCCTGGGGAACGGCAACTGGCCTCAAGAGTGCGGAGGCGATTGAAGGGTGGCTGTCCGCCGACACCATAGGCCGCGCGGAAGCGTCAGCCGAGCTTGCCGCGGCCTTGTTCACCCAGAAGGGCGAGATCCGCTCGCTCAAGTCGCTCGAGAAGCTCGACGCCAACTATGAAGGCATGGCGCATCGGGTGCGCGATGGTCTTGAAGCGGTCCGGCAGCGGCAGCAGCTCCTCGCCCTCGTGGACATGCTCACGCCCGCGCTCACCGTGGGCCGCTGTTTCGCGCTGGCCTGGGAAGAGGCCAAGCAGCGGGAAGGACTAGTCGACTTCGACGACCTGATCCGTCGCGCAGCCGGACTGCTCAAGTCGGAGAGCACCGGGCGCTGGATCGCGTACAAGCTCGACCGGCAGTTCGATCACATCCTGGTCGACGAGGCGCAGGACACCAACGAGGCACAGTGGGAGATCATCCGCGCGCTGACGGGCGAGTTTTTCACCGGGGAAGGGCAGCGCGACAACAAGCTGCGGACGATCTTTGTCGTCGGCGACTACAAGCAGGCGATCTTCGGCTTTCAGGGAACCAGCCCGGAAAACTTCGAAGCCGCCAAGACCGCTTATGCCCGCGAGATGGCCGAACTGGCGCGCAACGCCGCCGAGCTACGCCAACCGATCGAAGCGCGCGAGCTCGTCGAACTTGGTCTCGGTCGATCCTTCCGCACCTCCCAGCCGGTGCTCGATTTCGTGGATACCGCCATCGAGGCGATCGGGCCTGAGAACTTCGGTTTGAAGGATGTGCCGGGGCAGCATGTCGGCCACGAGCGGCCCGGCCTCGTCACATTGTGGAACCCGATAAACTCGCGGCCGGACGATGAAGACGACGGGGAGGGTCCGGAGACCTGGCTTTCCGCGCCTGAAAGACGGATGGCGGACAAGATCGCCGAGCAGATCAAGTCGATGATCGGCCGCTTTGCCCTGGCGAAGGAAGGCGGACGCACCGCCGCGCCGGGCGATTTCATGGTGCTGGTGAGGAAGCGCCGGGAGCTTGCGGGTCTGATCGTTGCCCGGCTTCACGCCGCGGGTGTGCCGGTGGCGGGGGTCGACCGATTGAGGCTCGGCGCGCCGCTGGCGGTGAAGGACCTGATGGCGGCGCTGCGTTTCGCAGCTCAGCCGCTCGACGATCTCAGCCTCGCTGCGCTGCTCGTGTCTCCGCTTGTCGGATGGAGCCAGGAGCAGTTGCTCGAGCACGGATACCGGCCGCCCAAGGTGCCGCTGTGGGATCACTTGCGCCGCTCGCGCCATGCCGATGTCGCGATGCTGCGCGAGTTGCTCGATCCGCTGCTGGCTCGTGCCGATTTCGAGCCGCCGCAGGCCTTGTTGCAGTGGCTGCTGGTGGGGCCATGGCAGGGGCGCAGCAAGCTGGTTGGCCGCTTGAGCCGGGAAGCCAACGATCCGATCAACGAATTGCTCAACGCCGCGTTGGCTTTCTCGGCCTCGAACACGCCGAGCATCCAGGGCTTCATCCAGTGGTTCGATGCCGGCGAAGGCGAGTTGAAGCGTGAGGCCGGAGGGTCTGAAAACCTCGTCAGGGTGATGACCGTCCACGGCTCCAAGGGGCTGCAGGCGCCGATCGTGATCCTCGCCGACGCAACGGGCGATCCCGACAAGTCGCTGCAGAGGGGCCTGTCGCTCAAGGAGCCCCTCGGTGACCGGACAATTCCCGTCCTCGACCTGAGCAAGGACCAGCGCGTCGGCCGCATCGCCGAGGCGGCGGAAGTGGCCAAGAAGGCCGAGCGGGAGGAACATTGGCGGCTGCTCTACGTCGCCATGACTCGCGCGGAGGAGGCGCTGTTCATCGGCGGCGCGCTCGGGAAGCGGGAGAAGGAACCGGCGGCGGACAGCTGGTACGCGCGGCTCAACCTGCTGGTGCAGGGCGAACCCGTGGCGGATCCGATATGGGGCGAACTCCGAGAACTCGGTGAGCGTGCCCTTGTCGTTGGTAAGCCGCTGCGGGCTAAGCTTGCCATTCCGCCAGCCCTGCCTGCGTGGGCGGTGCAACCTGTCGGACCGGAGCCGCGCCCACCTAGGCCCCTCGCGCCTTCATCGGTGGGAGAGGACCAAGGGGCCGATCCGCCGTTGCCTGGCGGGGTATTGGCCGCCGCAGCCCAGCGCGGTGTGCTGATCCACCGGCTGCTCGAACGTCTGCCCGATGTCTGGCCTGACCAGCGGGAGGCAAGGGCGCTTGCCTGGCTGGCACGCAATGCCGCCACTCTGACCGAAGATGACCGCCAGGATATCGTCTCGCGTGCGCTGGCCGTGCTGACAGAGCCGCAGTGGGCCGAGTTGTTCTCGCCGGCCGCGCTGGCCGAAGTGCCGCTTGCTGCGGTCGTAGGCGGGCAAGTCATTGCTGGGACGGCTGACCGCTTGCTGGTTGAGCCCGGCCGTGTGCTCGTCGCCGATTTCAAGACCGCGCGCCGTCCGCCGCGATCGATCGAGGAGGTTCCGCATTCGACGCTGCGCCAGATGGCGGCCTACGCCGCGGCGTTGGCGGCGATCTACCCGGGCCGCAGGATCGAGGCGGCGGTGCTCTATACCCAGACACCTCAACTGATCCCGATTCCGGCCGAACTTATCGAGGCACACCGGCCTGGCCTCAACGCCGGCTTGACCCCGGAGCAGGAAAGCTTTGTGAATTGA
- the secA gene encoding preprotein translocase subunit SecA, with product MLGVLAKAVFGSANDRYVKSLDKIVATINALEPQLEDFSDAELSAQTAKFRQQLEGGKTLDQILPEAFATVREASKRVLGMRHFDVQLIGGIVLHRGEIAEMRTGEGKTLVATLATYLNAIEGKGVHVVTVNDYLARRDAEWMGRIHQFLGLTVGVIVPNLPEHARREAYAADITYGTNNEFGFDYLRDNMKQERTQQVHRPFNYAIVDEVDSILIDEARTPLIISGPTEDKSDLYIALDQLVKTLPPELYEADEKTKNISLTEEGVEHVEQLLIANGVIETDNLYDVENTLVVHHLDQALRGNVMFKRDIDYIVKDEKIVIIDEFTGRMMDGRRWSNGLHQAVEAKEGVKIEPENQTMASITFQNYFRMYPKLSGMTGTAATEAAEFWDIYKLNVVEIPTNLPVQRVDEEDEFYKNTADKFQAIAKSIREKQDLGQPVLVGTVSIEKSELLSGYLKKEGVEHAVLNARFHEQEAHIVAQAGRLRAVTIATNMAGRGTDIQLGGNVEFRTEDELKDLEEGPKRDLEINRIKAEVAAERQKVLEAGGLFVLGTERHESRRIDNQLRGRAGRQGDPGLSRFYLCLEDDLLRIFGPDTLFSKMMNSNLADGEAIGSKWLSKAIETAQKKVEARNYEVRKQVVEYDNVMNDQRKVIYEQRSEVMDADAVDDVVTDMRVDAINTMVGTACPPESYPEQWDIKTLREKVADVLGMEPPIDAWMEEEAVEPDIIEERLVALAEEKMAAKIGETDPSIWRQVEKSILLDRLDHHWKEHLATLDALRQVVFLRAYAQKQPINEYKQEAFGLFENMLEAIREDVTRVLMTAQLRMAEPPPPLPELPEFLTGHIDPFFGTDDAAGLGRIAGAEAILGSLAGAPHPTVGPGGAEGDSNPYAGLDISRNAPCPCGSGQKYKHCHGAA from the coding sequence ATGCTCGGCGTGCTCGCCAAGGCCGTTTTCGGCTCCGCTAATGACCGTTACGTCAAATCGCTCGACAAAATTGTCGCCACTATCAATGCGCTCGAGCCGCAGCTCGAAGATTTCTCCGACGCCGAACTGTCGGCACAGACCGCCAAGTTCCGCCAACAGCTCGAGGGCGGCAAGACGCTCGACCAGATCCTGCCCGAAGCCTTCGCAACCGTTCGCGAAGCCTCCAAGCGCGTCCTCGGCATGCGTCACTTTGACGTGCAGCTGATCGGGGGCATCGTGCTCCACCGCGGCGAGATCGCCGAAATGCGCACCGGCGAAGGCAAGACCCTGGTAGCGACGCTCGCCACCTACCTCAACGCGATCGAGGGCAAGGGCGTCCACGTCGTTACCGTCAACGACTACCTCGCTCGTCGCGACGCCGAATGGATGGGCCGCATTCACCAGTTCCTCGGCCTGACCGTCGGCGTGATCGTGCCCAACCTGCCCGAGCATGCCCGCCGCGAGGCCTACGCTGCCGACATCACCTACGGCACCAACAACGAATTTGGCTTCGACTACCTGCGCGACAACATGAAGCAGGAGCGGACCCAGCAGGTCCACCGTCCGTTCAACTACGCGATCGTCGACGAGGTCGACTCGATCCTGATCGACGAAGCCCGCACCCCGCTGATCATCTCGGGTCCCACCGAGGATAAGTCGGACCTCTACATCGCGCTCGATCAACTGGTGAAGACCCTGCCGCCGGAGCTCTACGAGGCCGACGAGAAGACCAAGAACATCTCGCTGACCGAGGAAGGCGTCGAGCATGTCGAGCAGCTGTTGATCGCCAACGGGGTGATCGAGACCGACAATCTCTACGACGTTGAGAATACCTTGGTCGTGCACCACCTCGACCAGGCGCTGCGCGGCAACGTGATGTTCAAGCGCGACATCGACTACATCGTGAAGGACGAGAAGATCGTCATCATCGACGAATTCACCGGCCGCATGATGGACGGACGCCGCTGGTCGAACGGCCTGCACCAGGCCGTGGAGGCCAAGGAGGGGGTGAAGATCGAGCCCGAGAACCAGACGATGGCCTCGATCACCTTCCAGAACTACTTCCGCATGTATCCCAAGCTGTCCGGCATGACCGGCACCGCCGCGACCGAAGCGGCCGAGTTCTGGGACATCTACAAGCTCAACGTCGTCGAAATCCCGACCAACCTGCCGGTGCAGCGCGTCGATGAGGAGGACGAGTTCTACAAGAACACTGCCGACAAGTTCCAGGCGATCGCCAAGTCGATCCGCGAGAAGCAGGACCTGGGCCAGCCAGTTCTGGTCGGCACCGTGTCGATTGAGAAGTCGGAACTGCTGTCGGGCTATCTCAAGAAGGAAGGTGTGGAGCACGCCGTCCTGAACGCCCGCTTCCACGAACAGGAAGCCCACATCGTCGCGCAGGCCGGTCGCCTTCGCGCGGTCACCATCGCCACCAACATGGCGGGCCGCGGCACCGACATTCAGCTTGGCGGCAACGTCGAGTTCCGTACCGAAGACGAGCTGAAGGACCTCGAGGAAGGCCCCAAGCGCGACCTGGAGATCAACCGGATTAAGGCTGAAGTCGCGGCGGAGCGCCAGAAGGTGCTTGAAGCCGGCGGACTGTTCGTGCTCGGCACCGAGCGCCACGAAAGCCGCCGCATCGATAACCAGCTGCGTGGCCGTGCGGGCCGCCAGGGGGACCCCGGCCTGAGCCGGTTCTATCTCTGCCTCGAAGACGACCTCCTGCGCATTTTCGGGCCGGACACGCTGTTCTCCAAGATGATGAACTCGAACCTCGCCGACGGCGAGGCGATCGGCTCCAAGTGGCTCTCGAAAGCCATCGAGACTGCGCAGAAGAAGGTCGAGGCGCGCAACTACGAAGTCCGCAAGCAGGTCGTCGAATACGACAACGTGATGAACGACCAGCGCAAGGTGATCTACGAGCAGCGCTCGGAAGTCATGGACGCCGATGCGGTCGACGATGTCGTCACCGATATGCGCGTGGATGCGATCAACACCATGGTTGGCACCGCCTGCCCACCGGAATCCTATCCGGAGCAGTGGGACATCAAGACCCTCAGGGAGAAAGTCGCCGACGTCCTTGGCATGGAGCCGCCGATCGACGCCTGGATGGAAGAAGAGGCGGTCGAACCCGACATCATCGAAGAGCGCCTGGTTGCGCTCGCCGAGGAAAAGATGGCGGCGAAGATCGGTGAAACCGATCCGAGCATCTGGCGCCAGGTCGAAAAGAGCATCCTGCTCGATCGACTCGATCACCACTGGAAAGAACACCTCGCCACGCTCGATGCCTTGCGCCAGGTCGTGTTCCTGCGCGCTTATGCGCAGAAGCAGCCGATCAACGAATACAAGCAGGAAGCCTTCGGCCTGTTCGAGAACATGCTCGAAGCGATCCGTGAGGACGTGACGCGCGTGTTGATGACCGCGCAGCTGCGCATGGCCGAACCGCCGCCGCCGCTGCCTGAGCTGCCCGAATTCCTGACCGGCCACATCGATCCGTTCTTCGGTACCGACGATGCCGCAGGCCTCGGCCGGATTGCCGGTGCCGAAGCGATCCTTGGCTCGCTCGCGGGCGCTCCGCATCCGACCGTCGGACCGGGCGGCGCCGAGGGCGACAGCAATCCTTACGCAGGCCTCGACATCAGCCGTAACGCGCCGTGCCCGTGCGGCTCGGGGCAGAAGTACAAGCACTGCCACGGAGCGGCTTGA
- the argJ gene encoding bifunctional glutamate N-acetyltransferase/amino-acid acetyltransferase ArgJ — MDLERSPLALPFPEIPSIDGVTLRVARAHYKSWDRCDLTYVELAEGTTVAGVFTKNVCCSSEVELGREQARLGRARALVVNAGNSNAFTGYRGREAVEQIMAQVAAHLECLPSDVFVSSTGVIGVPLPKDKARDGVASVLQAPACSWEKATATIGTTDTFPKGAVAQAVIGDRTVTIGGIIKGSGMIAPDMATMLGYIFTDAAVEPGFLQQCLSAANESTFSCITVDSDTSTSDTVLAFATGKAGNTPLASFEDAGSDAFAAALQDVCKRLGMLVVRDGEGAQKLIEVQVSGAVSNDSARRIGLAIANSPLVKTAIAGEDANWGRVVMAVGKAGEPADRDKLSIGFGGVWAAKEGLPLADYDEAPVAAHLKGREIGIEVDLGLGEGRATVWTCDLTHGYIAINADYRS, encoded by the coding sequence ATGGACCTCGAACGCTCTCCGCTCGCCCTGCCCTTTCCCGAGATCCCGTCGATCGACGGCGTGACGCTTCGCGTTGCGCGAGCCCACTACAAGTCATGGGACCGCTGCGATCTCACTTATGTCGAGCTCGCCGAAGGCACCACAGTAGCGGGCGTTTTCACCAAGAACGTCTGCTGCTCGAGCGAGGTCGAGCTCGGACGCGAGCAGGCGCGTCTGGGACGGGCCCGAGCGCTGGTGGTGAATGCCGGCAACTCGAATGCCTTTACCGGCTATCGCGGGCGTGAGGCGGTCGAGCAAATAATGGCCCAGGTCGCGGCGCACCTCGAGTGTCTGCCGAGCGACGTCTTTGTGTCGTCCACCGGCGTGATCGGCGTGCCGCTGCCGAAGGACAAGGCGCGTGATGGCGTGGCGTCAGTCCTGCAGGCTCCTGCATGTTCGTGGGAGAAGGCTACTGCAACCATCGGAACAACCGATACTTTTCCCAAAGGCGCCGTAGCTCAAGCCGTGATCGGTGACCGGACGGTCACTATCGGCGGGATCATCAAGGGTTCGGGCATGATCGCGCCCGATATGGCGACCATGCTCGGCTATATATTCACGGATGCCGCGGTCGAGCCGGGATTCTTGCAGCAGTGCCTTTCGGCGGCGAACGAGAGCACGTTCTCCTGCATTACGGTCGATAGCGACACCTCGACCAGCGACACTGTGTTGGCTTTCGCCACTGGCAAGGCCGGAAACACGCCGCTTGCCTCGTTCGAGGACGCCGGGAGCGACGCGTTTGCTGCAGCCCTGCAGGACGTGTGCAAGCGGTTGGGCATGCTCGTCGTGCGCGACGGCGAGGGTGCGCAGAAGTTGATCGAGGTGCAGGTTTCCGGAGCCGTCTCCAATGACAGCGCTCGGCGGATCGGGCTCGCGATTGCCAACTCCCCTCTGGTCAAGACCGCTATCGCCGGCGAGGACGCCAATTGGGGCCGCGTGGTCATGGCTGTCGGCAAGGCTGGAGAGCCCGCCGACCGCGACAAGCTGTCGATCGGATTCGGCGGGGTCTGGGCTGCGAAGGAAGGCCTGCCGCTCGCCGATTACGACGAGGCACCAGTTGCCGCGCACCTCAAGGGGCGAGAGATTGGAATCGAGGTGGATCTGGGCCTCGGCGAAGGCCGCGCGACCGTGTGGACCTGCGACCTGACCCACGGCTACATCGCCATCAACGCGGATTATCGCTCGTGA